GAAACGAGTCTTAAAACAGATCATAAACGCCAACCCTGCCGCCGAATTCAGAAAGTTCATTCGATCTCAGAATTACGAGTTGGAGACAGGGATGATAATGCTCAGCCGAGTCGCCTACCCAGACCTGCAAGCCGGCGACATTTGCTCACAAATCGAAGCCATAGCCCAACGTTGCAAGGAGCTAATCGCAAAACCGATTTCGCCAAGGGAGCGTTGCGTCGTGATAAATCGCGTCCTTTTCCACGAACTAGGATTCAGGGGAAACGTGGAAGACTACGAAAACCCGGAGAACAGTTTTCTGAATCGTGTTTTAGCAACCAAACGCGGCCTACCTATTTCCCTATCCATCCTCTACCTCCTAGTGGCTCAGCGACTGGGAGCTGACCTAGATCCAATCGCCTACCCCGGACACTTTCTAGTAGGCTCATTCGAAGAGGATCTTCCTTTTTACATAGACCCTTTTAAACGAGGGCGCTTTATCGCTCCCGGTCAACTTCTCGACTACTCTTCTGGTTACCTTTCTTCTGCTCAGATTGGAAATCTAGCCCCAGCCCCGATTCGCGAAGTGCTAACCCGCTGCTGCCGAAACCTGGCGAATCACTATTCGACCAAGGGTGACGAGAACATGTCCCGCCTCTTCACTAGCTTCGTGCAAGAATTCCAAGACGCCCATACCAAGCAGCCAAGAGCCTAGGCTTAAAAAAGAGCTCGCCAGAGGTGCTTGATAATTAACGATATCCGAGATGCCCGACACCTCAGCCGATATCACTTACACCTTGGAAAATTTGACTGATTGGTCCCGATCAGGCCCGTCTCTCGCAGTGATTGGCAATCCAGTCCGCCACTCCATCAGTCCTCAGATGCACAACGCTGCGATCGCTAAGCTGGCGGAGAAGGATGAGCGTTTTAGCAATTGGAAATACTTTCGTTTTGAAATACCCGCGGAGCTCCTAATCGAGAGCCTTCCTATTTTTCGGGAGAAAGGCTTTCTTGGGCTAAACCTAACCGTTCCCCACAAGGAAATAGCAGTTCCTGCGACAGCGGAAATAGATCCCCTGGCAAAAACAATTGGCGCCGTGAATACCCTTCAAAAGACGGAAAACGGTTGGAAAGGGTTCAATACGGATGGCTACGGACTGGCCCAAGGCATAAAAATCTCCCTATCCAAAGAGATCGCCCATTCAGATTTCGTTCTCTTGGGAGCCGGAGGCGCGGCCAGGGCTGCTGCCATACAGGCCATACACTACGGATGCGCTACGCTAACCATCGTAAACAGGAATCAGGAGCGGCTAGGAAAACTAGTCAACGAACTGAGGCCGCTCGCTGAAAAGTCTGGAGTCGAACTCAGGTCCCTTTCACCCCAATCGATCGACGAGCTCCACTCAGACTGCCTTCTCGTTAACGCCACCTCGCTGGGCCTCAAGCCAGACGATCCTACGCCGATACCCGAGAGCAAGATACCAGAAAACGCGTACTGCTTCGATATGATCTATAATCCGCCTACTACCAAATTGATGGAGATTGTTCGCCTCAAAGGGGGGACCACCGCAAATGGGCTAGGCATGCTCGTTCATCAAGGAGCAAAGGCGCTCAGCATTTGGACCGGACAGGATGCCCCTTCCGAGATTATGCAGGAGGCTGCTGAAGCCGCCCTCGCGAAACACTAACCAACTCCGAATGCAGACGATCGAATTCCTAGAAAGCGAAATACCGTGGTTCCTAAGCTCGTTCGCCTTCGTCTTCGGAGCCATTGTTGGTAGTTTTCTGAACGTATGCATCTACCGAATACCGGCAAACAGATCGATCGTCACGCCGGGTTCTACCTGCGCCTGCGGGCAAGCCATTAAGTGGTTCGACAACATCCCCATCCTTAGCTGGTTTATCCTCGGCGGGAAAGCCCGTTGCTGCAAATCGAAGTATAGCTTTAGGTACCCAGCCATCGAGGCACTCACTGGTTTTCTTTTTCTATTCGCCTGGCTCGAACACAGTCCCCTCAAGGCACTTTGCATCTTGGTACTTATTTCCATGCTGGTGTGCGCTAGCTTTATTGACCTAGACCATATGGAAATCCCGGATCGCTTTTCCATTGGGCTAGCAATCACGGGCTTTGCAATTTCCGTATTAGTCCCGGAACTACATAATTTCGACAGATCCGAATTCGCTCAGGCCGCGATAAATTCTGCATTTCAGTCTATGCTGGGAATCTTGATTGGCTCCGGAACGATCCTATGGATAGCTCTACTAGCAGAGACGGTGCTGCAAAAAGAAGCGATGGGATTCGGCGATGTTAAGCTGATGGGCGGCATCGGCGCTTTCCTAGGTTGGCAGGGAGCCATCTTCTCCATTTTTGGAGGTGCGCTACTCGGATGCATCGGTCTTCTGCTCTGGCTTCCTTTCAAAAAGAAGTCTCCAGTTGTTCCGGAAAATGAGAATTCGGATACAGAAGAACAGGCCGAGGAGGAAAACCACATTCCTTTCGGTCCAATGCTGGCAGGAGGAGCGCTCTTGTTTTCGCTTTTTTTGGAAACCGAGGTGCGACAATACTTCGCTCAATTCGAACAGCTTTTCCAATAGAACTTGAACGTATCCGGAATGTAGGCACAAAAAAACCTGCAACTCGAGAGCTGCAGGCAATTTTGAAAGTTTATCAGGTCTTTTAGAGAACTTCTTTCAAACCAGCGCCAGCCTTGAACTTCACGTTCTTGCTAGCCTTGATCTTGAGAGGCTCCTTGGTCAGCGGGTTGATGCCCGTACGAGCGGAACGCTTGCCGACCGAGAAAGTACCAAAACCTACGAGCTGAATAGCTACCGCATCCTTGGAGTCCTTGTCGCGAAGCTTAACTTCCTTGGCTGCCTTCTTAACAGCAGTCTTTACCGAAGCCAAAACAGCGCTAAGTGCCTTCTCGGCTTCTGCCTTGGATGAGTCGCCTAGGTTCTTTTGGATTTCGGCAATAAGTTCAGATTTATTCATATGCGGAGTAATTAATAACGATGTTAGGGTAAGTCTGAGAAACAGATTCGAGAGATTACTGAATCGCTCAGAGAGGGACGGTCAAAACAAAACGTGCACACAAAGGCAAATTTAAGCCGCAAAACCCCCTAATTACCAAGATCTTCAGGAGATTCCCCCGCTCGCCCAGAGCGCACAAGCTCCAGAAGCTTTGTCAATGCCTCTAGTCGATCGATGCCCCTTTCAACCGCGATCTGCTCCGATCGCTTAAGAAGTTGCCCAGCCATCACCTCGGCCTGCTTCGCATCGGCACCCATCTTTTCGAGCAACGCCGCCACCTGCTCACGTTCCGTCATAAGTCCGCTTCCTCACTTCCTCTTAGGAGCTGGAAGCTCGCTCCGGCTCCATTCAGCATATCGCCATCGAAACCTAGATTGACAATCGCCAGCCCCAAATCTCCAGAAATCGAACGCACTTGGCCCTGTTTCTTCCCAGCCCCGTCAATCAGGTCGATCGGCAAAACAAGCGCTTCCGCTCCCTCCTCAAACTCAATCCGCAAAAGAGCCAGCGTTTTGCGAACTCGCCCCATCGCATTGAGACGAGCCATAACTTCTTGGCCAAGATAGCAGCCCTTTTTAAAAGAAACTGCCTCTCTCTCCAGTCCCAATTCTTGCGGCAAGTCAGAGCTCCCAAAACCACGCCCGATCTCAGGACATTTGGAACGCACCGCTAAGGCTTTCAGCTCGGCATCCTCCACCCTTTCCCATTCGAGAGAATCGACAAACGCTGCCGCTGCCGCGGAGGAATCCTCATCGAGAGCGAGCATCTCGAAGTTGCGGCCTTCTCCGCGCCTTCCTGCAAAAACGATCAATCCCTGAGATTCCACAAATTTGCCATCAGCCGGCAGGGGCAATCCGTCCGGTAGCTCAAAAGAGTCTTCCAGCCCGAGCAAGCAATAGGCCGAGACACTGGAGGTCCGTCTCCTGAGCTCCGCGTCCTCCATAATCAAATAGCTATCAAGGCGCTCGTAAACCAGTGCCTCCGGGCAATAGTAGCTTACTAGCAAATACTCTTCTTCTTTTCTACGGAGGACAAAGCTGTCGGCTACGATCTTTCCCTTTCGATCCAGCCAGAGGCCATAGGACATTTCGCCAGTCTCCAGAGAGGACAGATCGTTGGAAAATTGACCTTGCAGAAATTCGCCGGCATCCGGTCCGGAAACTTCGATTACACAAGCGGGAGTATAGGGGCTGTAAGGCATTTAATGAATCAGTTGGGCTTATTCCCGAGGAGCTAAACTAGTTGTTTTATTTATGGTTGACACTTGTAAGAATTAAAACATCAAGGCCCTCAGATCAACAATCACTTTCTCGCTTAGCGAGAATTTGGGGTAACTAAGAAAACGAATGGCGGATCGCTTAGGGGTAGGCGATCCGCCTGATTTTTGCCCACTCTTCGAGAATTTCCGTAGGAATAGAGGGAATTCGCATTTGAAATTTCCGTTGGGCTCACCCAATAACGCACGCCGTGAAAAACACCTCCGACATAAACGTCACTCAAACCGTGGCTCTCCCTACCCCATCTCAACTCATTTCGGAGTATGACAAATCGGAAGAGCAAGCGGAATTCATTTCCAAGTCTCGAGAGGAAATCCATGAAATCATCTTCGGCGGAGACAAACGCCTCCTCGTGGTAATCGGCCCTTGCTCAATCCACGATACCGCCGCCGGACTGGAGTATGCAAAACGCCTCGCCGCCCTGAGCGAAAAGGTTAAGGACCGCATCTATTTGGTGATGCGCGTCTACTTCGAAAAGCCTCGCACTTCTCTTGGATGGAAGGGGCTTATCATGGACCCCGACCTGGATGGCAGCGAAAACATCCGCAAGGGCCTTCGCGTCGCCCGCCAGTTCCTGCGCCAGATAATCGACCTTGGCCTCCCGACCGCCACCGAGCTGCTGGACCCGATCACACCTCAATACATTGCGGACCTAGTATCTTGGGCCGCTATCGGAGCGAGAACCACCGAATCGCAAACCCACCGCCAAATGGCCTCAGGCCTCTCCATGCCACTTGGATTCAAAAATGGGATGGACGGTACGGTCGGAGTCGCGGTCAACGCCATCAAGGCGGCCAGCGGTTCACAGACATTCCTCGGCATCAATACCGACGGTCAAGCTTCCGCAGTCACCACTCGCGGCAATCCTAACTGCCACGTCGTACTGCGTGGCGGAAGCGCTGGGCCCAACTACGAGGAGCAATACGTCGAGAAGACAGAAGCCGACCTCAAGAAAGCAGGCCTCATTCCTGCCATCATGGTCGATTGCAGCCATGGCAACAGCAACAAGGACCACGAACGCCAACCCGTCGTCTTTGAAGATGTCGTCAGCCAAATCGAACGAGGGAACGATTCTCTGATCGGCGTAATGATCGAGAGTAACCTGGGTCCAGGAAACCAAAAGTTCCCTGCCCCTAAGGAGTCACTCGCTTACGGCGTATCGATCACCGACGCCTGCATCGACTGGGCTACCACAGAGGCAAGCATCCTCTCCGCTTACGAGAAACTTGGAGCACGCTTCGCAACGACCTCTAATGCATAACTTACACTTTTGTAAGTTTTTCTAATCACCCTGAAAAGGTAGTGCTAATTATTAGCACTGCTTGTTTATTTGATTCGCTTTCATAACATCTCCAACTAGTTTGGAGGAGCTATGAAAAACCCAGTACACGTGGCCGTTACCGGCGCCGCCGGACAAATTGGATACTCCCTCCTGGTACGCATCGCGTCAGGACAATTACTCGGGCCAGACCAGCCAGTGGTCCTGCGTCTCATCGAGATCGAGCCTGCCATGGGCGCCCTCGAAGGCGTTGTGATGGAACTGCAAGACTGCGCGTTCCCACTCCTCAAAGGCATCGTCCCGACCTGTGATCTCGCCGAAGGTTTCAACAATGCGAGCTGGGCCATGCTCGTCGGTTCCGTACCTCGCAAAGCGGGTATGGAGCGTAAGGACCTTCTCGGAATCAACGGAAAGATCTTCACTTCCCAAGGCAAAGCGATCCAAGAGAACGCCGCCTCGGATATCCGCACTCTCGTAGTCGGAAACCCTTGTAACACGAACTGCTTGATCGCCATGAACAACGCTCCAGACATCCCTAAGGATCGCTGGTTCGCCATGACCAAGCTCGACGAAAACCGTGCCAAGACTCAGCTCGCCATCAAGGCAGGAGTAGACACTACCGAGGTTAAGAATCTCGCCATCTGGGGCAACCACTCCTCTACCATGTACCCGAACTACTTTGACGCCACCATCGGCGGAAAAGCGGCTACCGACGTCATCACTGACGAAGCCTGGTACAAGGACGACTTCATCCCAACCGTCCAACAGCGCGGGGCGGCCATCATCAAGGCTCGCGGCCTTTCTTCCGCCGCATCGGCAGCGAACGCCGCGATCGATACCGTAGCCAACATCGTCCGCAAGACTCCTTCTGACGACGTGTTCAGCGTAGCGATCTGCTCCCAAGGCGAATACGGCATCGAGCCAGGCCTCATGTATTCCTACCCAATGAAGAGCGACGGCGAAAAGCTCTCCGTGGTAGAAGGCATTGAACTCAACGCGTTCAGTAAGGAGAAGGTCGTCGCAACTGAGAACGAGCTTAAAGAAGAGAAAGCAATGGTCGCCGACCTGCTTCCTTAAGACTCGCCCCAACGAAGTTTTACGAATGCCTGTCGCAGCTGCGGCAGGCATTTTTTTTGTCAAATCCAAGGAACGTACTTAGAAACGGACCATCACATTACGAATCGAGTCCCCCAAAAACACGCCGACAACACCCAGCCCTAAGACAACATGTTACGCACCCTCACAGCACTTTGCCTACTTGCCACCCCCATGATAAAAGCCCAGACAGTGGAACTCTTTCAACCAAAAGACGTGCGGCTTCTCGAAAGCCCATTCCTAGAATCGGTGAAAATCGACGTCGACTACGTTCTGGCTCACGATCCCGATCGCCTGCTCGCACCTTTTCTTATTTCCGCGGGCCTAGAACCCAAAGCGGAGAAATACGGAAACTGGGAAAGCTCAGGCTTAGACGGACATTCCGCAGGACACTTTTTATCTGCCCTCTCCACACTGTCGATTGCCAGCAACAATCCCGAAATCCCCAAGCGATTGGACTACATGCTCGATGAGCTGGCTCGATGCCAGGAAGCCATCGGCACCGGCTACGTAGGAGGAGTCCCGAATTCAAAAGGATTCATCGCCAAGCTTGAGGCTGGAGAAATCGAAGTGGACCGCTTCGCCCTCAACGGAGCTTGGGTACCTTGGTACAATCTCCACAAAACCTACGCCGGTCTCAAAGATGCTTGGCTCGTCGCCGGAAGCGAGAAGGCGAAGGACATTCTCATCTCCCTAGCGGACTGGACCGTCGAGGCCACCTCCAAGCTTACCGATGAGCAGATGCAAAAAATGCTCTACGCGGAGCATGGTGGCATGAACGAGATCTTCGCCGACCTGTATCAGAAGCTTGGCGACGAACGTTACCTAAAGTTGGCCTACCGCTTCAGCGACAAGGAGATCCTAGATCCGCTTCTGGAAGGCGAGGACAAGCTCACCGGTTTTCACGCCAATACCCAAATCCCAAAGGTCATCGGGTTTCAACGCATAGCCCTCGCCGCTCACGACGAAACCATGCACCAAGCCTCCCAGTTCTTTTGGGACACCGTCGTAAACCACCGCTCCGTCAGCATCGGAGGAAACTCTGTGCGAGAGCACTTTCATCCTGCTGACGATTTCACATCCATGATGGAGTCACGCGAAGGGCCGGAAACGTGCAACACGCATAACATGCTACGCCTCACGACCCTTCTCTTCGAAGAGGAACCGTCCTCTACGCTAACCGATTACTACGAGCGCGCCCTCTACAACCACATCCTATCCGCTCAGCATCCAGAAACCGGAGGTCTGGTTTACTTCACACCGATGCGTCCAGATCACTATCGTGTCTACTCTGTACCCGAAAACGCTTTCTGGTGCTGCGTGGGCTCTGGTATCGAAAACCCAGGAAGGTATTCGGAATTCATATACGCTCACGACGATCAGGATCTGTTCGTAAACCTTTTCATCCCGAGTTCACTCACTTGGGAGAAACAGGGCTTGCGGCTGGAACAAACGAATAGCTTCCCCGAAACGCCGTCCACCCAACTAAGCATCAAACAAGCGCCTGCTCAAAAGCTTAGCATCAAGATTCGTCGCCCATCATGGACGACAGAAGAATTCTCCATCAAACTGAACGGAAAACCTACCAAGGTCAAAATCGACAAAGACGGCTACGCCGCCATCACCCGTAAGTGGAAGGCGGGCGACACCCTAAACGTCGAGCTTCCCATGAAACTACAGGCGGAGCAACTCCCCGATGGATCGGAATTCTACTCCTTCCGCTATGGTCCTCTCGTCTTGGCTGCGAACGATGGCAGTGACGATACTCCAGGCCTCTTTGCCGGATCTGGCCGCATGGAACACATCGCTCCAGGCCCCTACCGTCCCCTAGACCGAGAGCCAATGCTGGTCGGCGATTCCATCGATCCGGAAAATCGGCTAAAGCCAGTGGACGGACAACCGCTCCACTTCGAATTGACTGGAAACGTTAAGCCTGCCCCAGAAGAACCGATCATCCTAGAGCCCTTCAACGGCCTACACGAAACGCGCTACACAGCCTACTGGCGCCTGGTGGGGGAAGACGAATACGCTGCCTTGCAAAAAGAAGTCGCAGCCTCGGAGGCGATCCGACTCGCCCTGGCCGAACGTACCATCGACAGCATCGCCCCCGGAGAACAACAATCCGAGGTCGAACACGACTACGTTGGGGAAGAGACCCGCACCGGAGCTCTTTTGGGCAAACGCTACCGCGAAACATCCCAATGGTTTGAATACACGCTCAAAGTCAACAGCGACCAGCCACTCGAATTGGCTGCTACCTTCTTTGGCGGTGAATGGAGTAAAGCTGCGACTTTCCTAATTGACGGCCAGGAAATCGGCCAAGTCGAGATTCGCAACCAAGCCCCCGATACCTTCATCGAGGAAAGCTACGCCATCCCTGCAGAACTAACCGCCGGTAAGGAAACCCTCAAGGTCCGCATCAAAACGAGCGACAATAGAGCAACTCCGATGGTATTCGGAATCTCCCTACGCAAACAATAGCTAAGCTTACTCGCCGCCCTGCTCTACTTGCTGGGTGGCTTGCTGTTTCATAATCACCTCGATAGGTGCTCCACCCCGAAGATTTAGATCTCTTTGCGGGAATGGGATCTCGATCTGATGCTCCTTGAAGGAATCCCAAAGCTTCACGTAGATCGCGCTACGCAGATTATTCAATCCATTGGCGGGATCGCGTATCCAAACTCTTAGCTCAAAATCGACTGAACTGTCGCCAAATCCAAGGAGCCAGCAAACGGGTTCCTTGTCAGGTAAAACGCGATTGGTGGACTTGCCTGCCTCAATCGCGAGTTCCATGACTTTGTGGATATCCGAATGATAAGAAACCCCAAAAGGAACCCTTACCCGCACCATGTCGTCACTGAAGGACCAATTGGTCACCTTCTCCGTGATTAGGGTTTCATTCGGAATCAAGTGCTCCATGCCGTCTCGAGTAATCACCGAAACGTAGCGGGCGCTGAGCTTGTTGATCCAACCGTAAGTGTTGTCGACCTCGATCACATCGCCCGGCTTAATCGAACGATCGCTTAGCAAGATTACTCCGCTGATAAGGTTCGAAACCACCTTCTGAAAACCGAAACCAAGACCGAGACCGACTGCACCACCAAGAAACGCGAGTGCCGAAAGGTCGATGCCCATGGAGCTGATTCCAAACAGGACAGCCCCCACGATCACCAATGCCTTCAAAACTTTAATCACCAGCATCTGAAGGGCCGGCGTCAAAGACGGAGTCTTCTTCACCCTCCCCTCGCCAAAGCGCATAAACCAGCTCGCAAGCGGTATCAGGATAAGCAGTACAAAAATTCCCTTGAGGATGGTGAGGGCAGTGACGCGAGTCGATTCGCTATCTGCGATAGGCAATAGAAGGATTCGGTCCAGGCCTTCGCTGATCCCCTCCCAAATGCCTAGCAAATTCATCACGAGTACTAGCGAAATCGCCCAAATCATTACTCGGAAATACGGACGATCTCTAAACTTCGCCGGCACTGCCCGGTAGAGCAAAAGCAAGGTAGAGATGCTCGCCACGGCACGAATCAGGATGTAATTCTTGGCAACTACAGTAGCCGCCTCCTCAACACTCTGAGTCACCGCCAAAGCCTCATTGCGCGCGTCGAACCACAAGGAAACCGCCCACAAAAGACCGGCAGTTAGGAAGCGTAACAAGTTCGCGCTTACCCACCCAACGGCTCCTTCCACCCAGTCGTCACGCTTAGAGATAGTCGAGGTAAGTCGCTTGAAAAGCGGCCGCATGACAATGAGGAGCAACCATGAGAGAGCCAGCACTCCCACCACCACTCCCGCTTGCAACAACAGGTCTTCTCCGATGAGGGCTTCCCGAGTCGAAACCCAATAAGGCTCTACAAACTCAAATGAACGCTGAAGCCACACAGGCATCCCTTCCGTAGAAGCCAACAGAACAGAAAAAAGACACATGGAGGAAGAAGAAGAGAAAGCGATCATCGAGGCAAACCATATAGATCGGCGAACTTTCCAAAACGGGCGCTACCACCTCTTGCCAAGCGAGGCAGAGCCAATCACCATGCATTATGCTCCGAATTGCCCCCCTCCTGTTTCTGATCCTCACCTCAGCCGCGTTAGCCGGAAACTACCCGCATCGCGACGATTTCCTGTGGGTTACCACTCCCGACAAATCAGACTGGATCTACACTCTCGGTGAAGACGCGACTGTCTCCATTTCACTGTTTCGCTACGGCATCCCCCAAGACGGAGTCGAAATCCGATACGAAATCGGACCTGAGCAATTCCCTGCGGAATTGAACGGGAAACTAAAACTGGACAACGGGCACGCGACCTTACCCGTGGGCACCATGGCAGAACCCGGTTTTCTGGATATCCGGCTGCAAGCCTCCTACCAGAGTCAAACAACCAAACACCACATCAAGCTCGCCTTCGCCCCGGAGCAGCTCAGCACGCGAACTCCGCTACCAGACGACTTCGACAGCTTTTGGACAAAAGCGATAGCCGAAGCCTCGATGTGCCCGATGACAGTCGAACGCCAACATGTACCCGAATTTTCATCGGACCAACTGGATTGCTACCTCGTCAAAATCCAAGCGTATCGAAAGGGCAATTACGTCTACGGTTATCTCACCATCCCCAAGGGGAGCGGCCCCTTCCCTATCGTTTTCTCTCCCCCTGGTGCTGGCATCAAACCGATGACTCCCGAAAAACATTTGTTCTACGCCGAAAGCGGATTCATCCGCTTCGACATGGAAATTCACGGACTTCGTCCCGATCTCGACCATGAAACCTATCGCGATATCAACGCCTCCTTTGGATCTAGAGAAAATGGATACCTCATAAACGGACTCGACGATCGGGACCGCTATTACCTCAAAAAGGTCTACCTCTCCTGCCTGCGTGCCCTAGACTATCTAACCACGCTGCCAGAATGGGACGGTAAAAACCTGATAGCCCAAGGAGGAAGCCAAGGCGGAGCCCTCGCCCTCGTAACCGCAGGATTGGACAAACGTGTAACTGCATGCGCCGCAAATCACCCCGCCCTCGCGGAAATGGCCGGGCACCTGACCGGCC
This genomic interval from Pelagicoccus albus contains the following:
- a CDS encoding transglutaminase family protein; translated protein: MQSVDLTAAKKDAFRSLLDDPSPLVQKALITELSRLGPEACDFLEDLGNGENRLLAAHAKRVLKQIINANPAAEFRKFIRSQNYELETGMIMLSRVAYPDLQAGDICSQIEAIAQRCKELIAKPISPRERCVVINRVLFHELGFRGNVEDYENPENSFLNRVLATKRGLPISLSILYLLVAQRLGADLDPIAYPGHFLVGSFEEDLPFYIDPFKRGRFIAPGQLLDYSSGYLSSAQIGNLAPAPIREVLTRCCRNLANHYSTKGDENMSRLFTSFVQEFQDAHTKQPRA
- the aroE gene encoding shikimate dehydrogenase, with the translated sequence MPDTSADITYTLENLTDWSRSGPSLAVIGNPVRHSISPQMHNAAIAKLAEKDERFSNWKYFRFEIPAELLIESLPIFREKGFLGLNLTVPHKEIAVPATAEIDPLAKTIGAVNTLQKTENGWKGFNTDGYGLAQGIKISLSKEIAHSDFVLLGAGGAARAAAIQAIHYGCATLTIVNRNQERLGKLVNELRPLAEKSGVELRSLSPQSIDELHSDCLLVNATSLGLKPDDPTPIPESKIPENAYCFDMIYNPPTTKLMEIVRLKGGTTANGLGMLVHQGAKALSIWTGQDAPSEIMQEAAEAALAKH
- a CDS encoding prepilin peptidase, coding for MQTIEFLESEIPWFLSSFAFVFGAIVGSFLNVCIYRIPANRSIVTPGSTCACGQAIKWFDNIPILSWFILGGKARCCKSKYSFRYPAIEALTGFLFLFAWLEHSPLKALCILVLISMLVCASFIDLDHMEIPDRFSIGLAITGFAISVLVPELHNFDRSEFAQAAINSAFQSMLGILIGSGTILWIALLAETVLQKEAMGFGDVKLMGGIGAFLGWQGAIFSIFGGALLGCIGLLLWLPFKKKSPVVPENENSDTEEQAEEENHIPFGPMLAGGALLFSLFLETEVRQYFAQFEQLFQ
- a CDS encoding HU family DNA-binding protein; translated protein: MNKSELIAEIQKNLGDSSKAEAEKALSAVLASVKTAVKKAAKEVKLRDKDSKDAVAIQLVGFGTFSVGKRSARTGINPLTKEPLKIKASKNVKFKAGAGLKEVL
- a CDS encoding YgfZ/GcvT domain-containing protein; its protein translation is MPYSPYTPACVIEVSGPDAGEFLQGQFSNDLSSLETGEMSYGLWLDRKGKIVADSFVLRRKEEEYLLVSYYCPEALVYERLDSYLIMEDAELRRRTSSVSAYCLLGLEDSFELPDGLPLPADGKFVESQGLIVFAGRRGEGRNFEMLALDEDSSAAAAAFVDSLEWERVEDAELKALAVRSKCPEIGRGFGSSDLPQELGLEREAVSFKKGCYLGQEVMARLNAMGRVRKTLALLRIEFEEGAEALVLPIDLIDGAGKKQGQVRSISGDLGLAIVNLGFDGDMLNGAGASFQLLRGSEEADL
- a CDS encoding 3-deoxy-7-phosphoheptulonate synthase; amino-acid sequence: MKNTSDINVTQTVALPTPSQLISEYDKSEEQAEFISKSREEIHEIIFGGDKRLLVVIGPCSIHDTAAGLEYAKRLAALSEKVKDRIYLVMRVYFEKPRTSLGWKGLIMDPDLDGSENIRKGLRVARQFLRQIIDLGLPTATELLDPITPQYIADLVSWAAIGARTTESQTHRQMASGLSMPLGFKNGMDGTVGVAVNAIKAASGSQTFLGINTDGQASAVTTRGNPNCHVVLRGGSAGPNYEEQYVEKTEADLKKAGLIPAIMVDCSHGNSNKDHERQPVVFEDVVSQIERGNDSLIGVMIESNLGPGNQKFPAPKESLAYGVSITDACIDWATTEASILSAYEKLGARFATTSNA
- a CDS encoding malate dehydrogenase, which encodes MKNPVHVAVTGAAGQIGYSLLVRIASGQLLGPDQPVVLRLIEIEPAMGALEGVVMELQDCAFPLLKGIVPTCDLAEGFNNASWAMLVGSVPRKAGMERKDLLGINGKIFTSQGKAIQENAASDIRTLVVGNPCNTNCLIAMNNAPDIPKDRWFAMTKLDENRAKTQLAIKAGVDTTEVKNLAIWGNHSSTMYPNYFDATIGGKAATDVITDEAWYKDDFIPTVQQRGAAIIKARGLSSAASAANAAIDTVANIVRKTPSDDVFSVAICSQGEYGIEPGLMYSYPMKSDGEKLSVVEGIELNAFSKEKVVATENELKEEKAMVADLLP
- a CDS encoding glycoside hydrolase family 127 protein produces the protein MLRTLTALCLLATPMIKAQTVELFQPKDVRLLESPFLESVKIDVDYVLAHDPDRLLAPFLISAGLEPKAEKYGNWESSGLDGHSAGHFLSALSTLSIASNNPEIPKRLDYMLDELARCQEAIGTGYVGGVPNSKGFIAKLEAGEIEVDRFALNGAWVPWYNLHKTYAGLKDAWLVAGSEKAKDILISLADWTVEATSKLTDEQMQKMLYAEHGGMNEIFADLYQKLGDERYLKLAYRFSDKEILDPLLEGEDKLTGFHANTQIPKVIGFQRIALAAHDETMHQASQFFWDTVVNHRSVSIGGNSVREHFHPADDFTSMMESREGPETCNTHNMLRLTTLLFEEEPSSTLTDYYERALYNHILSAQHPETGGLVYFTPMRPDHYRVYSVPENAFWCCVGSGIENPGRYSEFIYAHDDQDLFVNLFIPSSLTWEKQGLRLEQTNSFPETPSTQLSIKQAPAQKLSIKIRRPSWTTEEFSIKLNGKPTKVKIDKDGYAAITRKWKAGDTLNVELPMKLQAEQLPDGSEFYSFRYGPLVLAANDGSDDTPGLFAGSGRMEHIAPGPYRPLDREPMLVGDSIDPENRLKPVDGQPLHFELTGNVKPAPEEPIILEPFNGLHETRYTAYWRLVGEDEYAALQKEVAASEAIRLALAERTIDSIAPGEQQSEVEHDYVGEETRTGALLGKRYRETSQWFEYTLKVNSDQPLELAATFFGGEWSKAATFLIDGQEIGQVEIRNQAPDTFIEESYAIPAELTAGKETLKVRIKTSDNRATPMVFGISLRKQ
- a CDS encoding mechanosensitive ion channel family protein, which translates into the protein MCLFSVLLASTEGMPVWLQRSFEFVEPYWVSTREALIGEDLLLQAGVVVGVLALSWLLLIVMRPLFKRLTSTISKRDDWVEGAVGWVSANLLRFLTAGLLWAVSLWFDARNEALAVTQSVEEAATVVAKNYILIRAVASISTLLLLYRAVPAKFRDRPYFRVMIWAISLVLVMNLLGIWEGISEGLDRILLLPIADSESTRVTALTILKGIFVLLILIPLASWFMRFGEGRVKKTPSLTPALQMLVIKVLKALVIVGAVLFGISSMGIDLSALAFLGGAVGLGLGFGFQKVVSNLISGVILLSDRSIKPGDVIEVDNTYGWINKLSARYVSVITRDGMEHLIPNETLITEKVTNWSFSDDMVRVRVPFGVSYHSDIHKVMELAIEAGKSTNRVLPDKEPVCWLLGFGDSSVDFELRVWIRDPANGLNNLRSAIYVKLWDSFKEHQIEIPFPQRDLNLRGGAPIEVIMKQQATQQVEQGGE
- a CDS encoding acetylxylan esterase, producing MLRIAPLLFLILTSAALAGNYPHRDDFLWVTTPDKSDWIYTLGEDATVSISLFRYGIPQDGVEIRYEIGPEQFPAELNGKLKLDNGHATLPVGTMAEPGFLDIRLQASYQSQTTKHHIKLAFAPEQLSTRTPLPDDFDSFWTKAIAEASMCPMTVERQHVPEFSSDQLDCYLVKIQAYRKGNYVYGYLTIPKGSGPFPIVFSPPGAGIKPMTPEKHLFYAESGFIRFDMEIHGLRPDLDHETYRDINASFGSRENGYLINGLDDRDRYYLKKVYLSCLRALDYLTTLPEWDGKNLIAQGGSQGGALALVTAGLDKRVTACAANHPALAEMAGHLTGQAGGYPHLFTKFEGMDTPDRLATIPYFDVVNFARRIEAPTFMTWGYNDDTCPPTTSYIVYNTLHCEKESLVTPLNEHWVSTETRHAILRWIGEQVK